The proteins below come from a single Elusimicrobiota bacterium genomic window:
- a CDS encoding DUF4301 family protein translates to MLRDRRELGARGVQPSEAMRQFQLLRNPPPPPFVIRPCTAGDGIERLTLSDRRRLARLAGDALRAGRFSRFVPASGAATRLFSDLLQLDQERKTSGNNIRSILKTNQNSFARSSAHFFASLPRFALYEPLRRLLGDQRLNVARLLAAQNYDPILDALIHRKGMNVTRRPKGLIPFHWVGRKVVSAFEEHLREALPLRDKNRSVRVHFTVARDFLSEIKKLGQERIRFIKKHFGITVRLTFSLQNSETDTLALERGKGLVRGLDGRLLLRPGGHGALLKNLEKTLGDIVFMKNIDNVPVSSFQAEGNVWRQALAGRLIEVQTRGNAWARVLDRGGASRSERIEAEEFIQVTLGRVIPRSVPLPKRIAWMLHLLNRPWRVCGMVPNTGEPGGGPFWVKSPWGDSRQILEVAQLGVHQKKLLKKSTHFNPVDMVVGLRDGEGHPYSLDRFADLSQVIVGRKRFEGREIRTLEHPGLWNGGMAHWNTVFVEIPADLFHPVKTINDLLRPGHCSRKKSMGTR, encoded by the coding sequence TTGTTACGGGATCGGCGCGAGCTTGGGGCCCGGGGGGTACAGCCCTCCGAAGCGATGCGGCAGTTTCAGTTGCTTCGAAACCCACCCCCACCTCCCTTTGTAATTCGTCCTTGCACCGCGGGGGACGGAATAGAACGGCTGACCCTTTCAGATCGCCGTCGCTTGGCCCGACTCGCTGGCGACGCCCTGCGCGCGGGCCGGTTTTCTCGGTTTGTGCCAGCTTCCGGTGCGGCGACCCGGCTCTTTAGCGACCTCCTTCAGTTGGATCAAGAAAGGAAAACCTCAGGAAATAATATCCGTTCTATCCTGAAAACCAATCAAAATTCGTTTGCGCGGTCTTCTGCCCATTTTTTCGCTTCGCTTCCCCGGTTTGCTCTTTATGAACCCCTTCGGCGGTTGTTGGGTGATCAGCGCTTGAACGTGGCGCGACTTTTGGCCGCCCAAAACTATGACCCTATTTTGGATGCTTTGATTCACCGAAAAGGGATGAATGTGACACGCCGGCCCAAAGGCCTCATCCCTTTTCATTGGGTAGGCCGGAAAGTGGTCAGTGCTTTTGAAGAACATCTCCGGGAAGCTCTTCCACTGAGAGATAAAAACCGTTCGGTTCGGGTCCATTTTACGGTGGCACGGGATTTCTTATCGGAAATAAAAAAGCTTGGACAAGAGAGGATTCGGTTCATTAAAAAACATTTTGGCATCACCGTGCGTCTCACGTTTAGTCTCCAAAACTCGGAAACGGATACCCTGGCTTTGGAGAGGGGGAAAGGACTTGTTCGTGGATTGGACGGTCGACTGCTTCTTCGTCCGGGGGGACACGGGGCCCTATTGAAAAATCTGGAAAAAACCCTGGGTGACATTGTCTTCATGAAGAATATTGATAACGTTCCTGTTTCCTCATTTCAGGCGGAAGGGAACGTGTGGCGCCAGGCGTTGGCGGGCCGTTTGATCGAAGTCCAGACGAGAGGGAACGCATGGGCTCGTGTTCTCGATCGGGGAGGGGCCTCTCGTTCCGAACGGATCGAAGCGGAAGAATTCATTCAAGTGACGCTGGGTCGGGTGATTCCCCGCTCTGTCCCTTTGCCCAAAAGAATTGCTTGGATGCTCCACCTGTTAAATCGTCCCTGGCGCGTGTGTGGGATGGTGCCCAATACCGGAGAACCTGGAGGAGGGCCCTTTTGGGTTAAAAGCCCCTGGGGGGATTCCCGACAGATTTTGGAAGTGGCACAATTAGGGGTTCATCAGAAGAAACTCTTGAAAAAATCCACGCATTTTAACCCGGTCGATATGGTCGTCGGGTTACGCGATGGGGAAGGTCATCCCTATTCTCTTGATCGGTTTGCCGATCTCTCCCAAGTGATTGTTGGCCGAAAACGCTTTGAAGGGCGTGAGATTCGGACTTTAGAACATCCGGGCCTGTGGAACGGTGGGATGGCCCATTGGAACACTGTTTTTGTGGAAATCCCCGCCGACCTTTTTCATCCGGTCAAAACAATCAACGATCTCCTTCGCCCCGGCCATTGTTCACGAAAAAAAAGTATGGGCACGCGATGA
- a CDS encoding glycosyl transferase family 36, giving the protein MKFPYKTPFGEFAEDGASYLIRRPDTPRPWINVMSSGTYGVAMSQAGSGYSWLHHASLNRITRWNQDLIQDNGGRFLYMRDEETGKFWSVAWQPVRAKPESYEVIHGVGFTIINSRNEGIQAQWLVFVPHDEPLEVWRLRIKNTTKRPRKLTLWSYLEWNLGESPDSHREFHKTFIETSAHEGNTILLAKKRLSPLRNSKGQLWNRNWDHVAWHAISLPTKSFSCDKQAFLGNYGSTDNPAALKAGKYVGPTTHKWDDSIASFCVELPLKAGEEKSILSTIGGADSQSQALVKAKRFMDFSQVDSGWGRTESFWDRYLAAFPIKTPDRSFDLLTNTWLKYQALSCRLWGRTAYYQTGGAYGFRDQLQDSQVFLPLDAEGTRKQIHLHAAHQFTDGTVYHWWHPLSEEGHPSGYSDDLLWLPFVMMNYLKETGYWALLAEMAPFAARPGSKAQETGTLHDHAVRAIEKSLTRLSSRGLPLLGEADWNDGLSAAGRGGKGESVWMAHFLIGLLRDWADMTERAVAARGLPSREKGRAVRYRKAADRLKIAVNRFGWDGEWYWRATTDDGTVLGSKKSKEGKIFLNAQTWAVLNDVVPAGPRRKVLLKSIEKNLYGPHGPLLLTPPYTTPDERVGYLTRYSPTTRENGGIYTHAAVWALQMECSLGRAKKAWELYEKLSPVLRNAKDPELYRAEPYVTPGNVDGPGSPTPGRAGWTWYTGSAAWLYRISTEWILGIRPTWDGLIIRPCLPPHWKVAEATRQFRGGVYQIKFQRDPKLPAGTHRVTFNNRDLSGDLVPPSPGMQNEVNVRVGPAGKE; this is encoded by the coding sequence ATGAAATTTCCGTATAAAACGCCTTTTGGAGAATTCGCGGAAGATGGCGCCAGTTACCTGATCCGCCGGCCCGACACCCCTCGGCCCTGGATCAATGTGATGTCCTCCGGGACTTACGGGGTGGCGATGAGTCAAGCTGGGTCGGGATACAGTTGGCTTCATCACGCTTCTTTAAATCGTATTACCCGATGGAATCAAGACTTGATCCAGGACAACGGCGGCCGTTTTTTATACATGAGAGACGAAGAAACCGGAAAGTTTTGGTCCGTGGCCTGGCAACCGGTGCGCGCGAAACCGGAATCCTATGAGGTGATTCATGGGGTGGGGTTCACCATCATCAACTCACGCAACGAGGGAATTCAGGCCCAGTGGCTGGTGTTTGTTCCCCATGACGAGCCCCTGGAGGTCTGGCGGCTTCGCATTAAAAACACCACAAAGCGACCTCGGAAATTAACGCTTTGGAGTTATTTGGAATGGAATTTGGGCGAGTCCCCGGACAGTCATCGGGAGTTCCACAAAACGTTCATTGAAACGTCGGCTCACGAGGGGAACACGATTTTGTTAGCGAAGAAACGGCTTTCGCCACTCCGGAATTCTAAAGGACAATTGTGGAACCGGAATTGGGATCACGTGGCCTGGCACGCGATCAGTTTACCGACGAAAAGTTTTTCGTGTGACAAACAGGCGTTCCTGGGGAATTATGGTTCAACGGATAATCCGGCGGCATTGAAAGCGGGGAAATATGTGGGGCCAACCACGCACAAATGGGACGATAGCATTGCCAGCTTCTGCGTTGAACTCCCTCTGAAAGCCGGGGAAGAGAAAAGTATTCTTTCAACGATTGGAGGCGCCGATTCCCAGAGTCAGGCTTTGGTCAAGGCGAAACGGTTTATGGACTTTTCCCAGGTGGACAGTGGGTGGGGTCGTACGGAATCTTTTTGGGACAGGTATTTGGCGGCTTTTCCCATAAAAACACCCGACCGTTCTTTCGATTTACTCACCAATACTTGGCTGAAATATCAAGCTCTGTCCTGTCGCCTTTGGGGCCGCACCGCTTATTATCAAACGGGCGGCGCCTATGGGTTCCGTGATCAACTCCAAGACAGCCAGGTTTTTCTTCCTTTGGATGCGGAAGGGACACGAAAACAGATCCATTTGCACGCGGCCCACCAGTTCACGGATGGCACCGTTTATCATTGGTGGCATCCGCTCTCTGAGGAAGGGCACCCTTCCGGTTATTCGGACGATCTCTTGTGGCTTCCGTTTGTCATGATGAATTATTTAAAAGAGACGGGTTACTGGGCGCTTCTTGCGGAAATGGCTCCTTTTGCGGCGCGTCCAGGCAGTAAGGCTCAAGAGACAGGAACCCTTCACGATCACGCGGTTCGTGCCATTGAAAAGTCGTTAACACGCCTTTCGTCTCGAGGACTTCCTCTGCTTGGGGAGGCCGATTGGAACGACGGACTCTCCGCCGCGGGGAGGGGCGGGAAAGGGGAAAGCGTGTGGATGGCCCATTTCCTCATTGGATTATTGCGGGACTGGGCAGATATGACGGAGCGGGCCGTGGCGGCCAGAGGACTCCCCTCGCGTGAGAAGGGAAGGGCGGTTCGTTACCGAAAGGCAGCCGACCGGTTGAAAATTGCCGTAAACCGTTTCGGTTGGGACGGGGAATGGTATTGGCGCGCGACAACGGATGATGGCACTGTTTTAGGGTCAAAGAAATCAAAGGAAGGAAAGATTTTTTTGAACGCCCAAACCTGGGCTGTGTTGAACGACGTGGTTCCCGCGGGTCCCCGGCGGAAAGTGTTATTGAAATCGATTGAGAAGAATCTTTATGGGCCCCATGGGCCGTTGTTGCTCACCCCTCCCTACACCACGCCGGACGAACGAGTGGGGTATCTCACGCGGTACTCCCCCACCACACGTGAGAACGGTGGGATTTACACCCACGCCGCTGTCTGGGCGCTCCAGATGGAATGTTCCCTCGGCCGGGCGAAAAAGGCCTGGGAACTCTATGAAAAACTTTCCCCGGTTTTGCGGAACGCGAAAGATCCTGAATTGTATCGCGCCGAGCCTTACGTGACCCCCGGAAATGTGGATGGCCCCGGCTCGCCCACTCCGGGGCGGGCGGGATGGACTTGGTATACGGGGTCCGCCGCTTGGCTCTACCGAATTTCAACAGAGTGGATTTTGGGTATCCGCCCCACCTGGGATGGTCTGATCATTCGGCCGTGTTTACCACCCCATTGGAAAGTTGCGGAAGCCACACGCCAATTCCGAGGTGGGGTTTACCAGATTAAATTTCAACGAGACCCGAAACTTCCTGCCGGTACCCACCGGGTCACGTTTAATAACCGGGATCTTTCGGGTGACCTGGTTCCCCCATCGCCCGGGATGCAAAACGAGGTGAACGTGCGCGTGGGGCCCGCGGGGAAGGAATGA
- a CDS encoding chemotaxis protein, with product MMIHGVGRPDPTFADGMIAALTKNFRKATAGADELVIKPAYWAPVLQKAENELWRRLGAGGPMDFVKLRRFMMDFAGDAIAYQPAPRERAIYEGVHQVLAKTLKDLSVLAGPTAPLVVIAHSLGTVIASNFLYDLQSQEKRQIVPKSVLRNSGKSPLDRGETLSLLFTLGSPLALWSLRYQGFGKPIQVPSRHLGKHHPRIKGGWVNIYDQDDVIGYPLRTINAAYQRAVKEDRPVNVGGLLSSWNPTSHTEYWTDHDVLTPLTEEFIALSKQFQR from the coding sequence ATGATGATCCACGGGGTGGGGCGACCTGACCCGACCTTCGCGGATGGAATGATAGCCGCCTTGACGAAGAATTTTCGTAAGGCCACGGCGGGGGCGGACGAGCTGGTGATCAAACCGGCCTATTGGGCACCGGTTCTTCAAAAAGCCGAGAACGAATTGTGGCGTCGGTTGGGGGCGGGGGGGCCCATGGATTTCGTTAAACTTCGACGCTTTATGATGGATTTTGCCGGGGACGCTATCGCGTATCAGCCGGCGCCCCGTGAACGGGCCATCTATGAAGGCGTTCATCAGGTTTTGGCCAAAACACTTAAAGATTTAAGTGTTTTGGCGGGTCCCACCGCTCCGCTGGTTGTGATTGCACACAGTTTGGGAACGGTCATCGCCTCCAACTTCCTCTACGATCTTCAATCTCAGGAGAAACGCCAGATCGTGCCCAAATCCGTTTTGAGAAACTCCGGAAAGTCACCTTTGGATCGGGGGGAAACCCTTTCCCTCCTCTTTACCCTGGGAAGCCCCCTCGCTCTCTGGAGTCTTCGGTATCAGGGTTTTGGAAAACCGATTCAAGTCCCGTCTCGGCATTTAGGGAAACATCATCCTCGGATCAAAGGCGGCTGGGTCAATATTTATGATCAGGACGATGTGATCGGGTATCCCCTTCGCACCATCAATGCCGCCTATCAACGTGCGGTCAAAGAAGATCGCCCGGTAAACGTGGGTGGGCTTTTGTCCTCCTGGAACCCCACGTCGCACACGGAATATTGGACGGATCACGATGTCCTGACTCCTCTCACCGAAGAGTTCATCGCGCTCTCAAAACAGTTTCAAAGATAA
- a CDS encoding rhomboid family intramembrane serine protease, with protein sequence MAFDQPLSYRSLPPAVKGLITATVSLFVLQWFFSVIQGPNLVSYFGLTPGEVTGRFMIWQTVTYMFFHGGAFHLLFNCYMLWALGKVVEVQWGTRSFLFYYFLCGVGAAVVNVLVEPHAMTPVIGASGAIYGLLVAFAMMYPDAVFLVMFIVPLKAKHAVVFFALLELMFSMNANASNIANIAHLGGMATGFIYLKSRVWRLDFRFWKGRFGDWSRQRKTSKPKIEFHELGQEVDRILEKISLKGRSSLTREERELLERYSRMKR encoded by the coding sequence ATGGCTTTTGATCAACCCCTTTCCTATCGATCCCTTCCCCCGGCCGTAAAGGGGCTGATCACCGCAACCGTTAGCCTTTTCGTTTTGCAATGGTTCTTTTCGGTGATACAAGGGCCGAATCTGGTGAGTTATTTCGGGTTGACTCCCGGCGAAGTGACGGGACGGTTCATGATTTGGCAAACGGTGACCTACATGTTTTTCCATGGGGGAGCCTTTCACCTTCTCTTCAACTGTTACATGTTGTGGGCGCTAGGGAAGGTCGTTGAGGTTCAGTGGGGAACACGGTCTTTCCTCTTTTATTATTTCCTCTGCGGCGTGGGCGCGGCGGTGGTCAATGTCTTAGTGGAACCCCATGCCATGACCCCCGTTATCGGGGCCTCTGGAGCGATTTACGGCCTTCTGGTGGCGTTTGCCATGATGTATCCCGACGCCGTGTTCCTTGTGATGTTTATCGTGCCGTTGAAAGCGAAACACGCGGTTGTTTTCTTCGCTCTCTTGGAATTGATGTTCAGCATGAACGCTAACGCCTCGAACATCGCGAACATTGCCCATTTGGGCGGAATGGCTACCGGGTTTATCTATCTAAAAAGCCGTGTTTGGCGGCTCGATTTTCGGTTTTGGAAAGGACGTTTCGGGGACTGGTCTCGACAACGAAAGACGTCCAAACCCAAGATCGAATTCCATGAGCTGGGCCAAGAAGTCGATCGTATTTTAGAGAAGATTTCTCTTAAAGGACGTTCCAGCCTTACCCGGGAGGAGCGAGAATTGTTGGAACGCTACTCGCGAATGAAGCGGTAG
- the eno gene encoding phosphopyruvate hydratase, translating to MKAKGLGTGPKGVRVASVHAREILDSRGNPTVEVDVLLSDGSCGRAAVPSGASTGAHEALELRDGDKGRFVGKGVLKAVENVNKVLARVLRGMDPADQQALDKALLAADGTETKSKLGANAILGVSMAAARASSVSKKIPLHVHLRETFNIKSKQFVLPVPLMNILNGGAHADNNIDMQEFMIVPVVGGTFRESLRAGAEVFHALKKVLKEGKHNTSVGDEGGFAPNLKSNEEAVQVILTAIKNAGYKAGKDIFLALDCAANEFHSNGRYRLEGEIAIRDRSADEMIDVYSKWVSQYPIVSIEDGLAEDDWSGWKRMTDKMGHKIQIVGDDLFVTNPTRLAEGIRRNVGNAILVKVNQIGSLSETVEAVQMAQKAGYGAIISHRSGETEDAFIADLAVALNAGQIKTGSASRSERIAKYNQLLRLEESLGKRASFPGASAFQRA from the coding sequence ATGAAGGCCAAAGGTCTAGGGACAGGACCAAAAGGGGTCCGCGTAGCGTCGGTTCATGCTCGAGAAATTTTGGATTCCCGGGGAAACCCAACGGTCGAAGTGGATGTTTTGCTTTCCGATGGATCGTGCGGACGCGCGGCTGTCCCCTCAGGGGCATCCACGGGAGCCCATGAAGCCTTGGAGTTGAGGGATGGGGACAAGGGACGTTTCGTCGGGAAGGGGGTCCTCAAAGCGGTCGAAAATGTGAATAAGGTTTTGGCCCGGGTTCTGCGAGGCATGGACCCGGCGGATCAACAGGCTTTAGATAAAGCGCTCTTGGCCGCTGATGGAACAGAAACCAAGTCGAAATTAGGAGCCAACGCCATCCTGGGCGTATCGATGGCCGCCGCACGGGCTTCCTCCGTTTCGAAGAAAATTCCTCTCCACGTGCACCTTCGGGAAACATTCAATATCAAGAGCAAACAATTTGTGTTGCCTGTTCCCCTGATGAATATCTTGAACGGAGGGGCACACGCGGACAACAACATTGATATGCAGGAGTTCATGATTGTTCCCGTGGTGGGAGGGACGTTCCGCGAATCGCTGCGGGCGGGGGCGGAAGTGTTTCACGCTTTAAAAAAAGTTTTGAAAGAAGGAAAACACAACACCAGCGTTGGTGACGAAGGCGGGTTTGCTCCCAACTTAAAATCCAATGAAGAAGCTGTGCAAGTGATTTTAACGGCCATTAAAAACGCCGGATACAAAGCGGGAAAGGACATCTTTTTGGCTTTGGATTGCGCGGCCAACGAATTCCATTCCAACGGACGCTATCGGTTGGAGGGCGAAATTGCGATTCGAGATCGATCGGCAGATGAGATGATCGATGTCTACTCCAAGTGGGTCAGCCAGTATCCCATCGTCTCAATTGAAGATGGGTTGGCCGAGGACGATTGGTCCGGCTGGAAGAGAATGACCGATAAAATGGGTCATAAGATTCAGATCGTTGGGGATGACCTCTTTGTGACCAATCCCACCCGTCTGGCCGAAGGGATTCGTCGGAATGTGGGGAACGCCATCTTGGTGAAAGTGAACCAGATCGGGAGTCTTTCGGAAACAGTGGAAGCCGTTCAAATGGCTCAGAAAGCGGGTTATGGAGCCATCATTTCCCACCGTTCGGGTGAAACAGAAGACGCCTTTATCGCGGACTTGGCGGTGGCCTTGAACGCCGGCCAAATTAAAACCGGTTCTGCCTCACGATCGGAACGGATTGCCAAATACAACCAATTGCTCCGCTTGGAAGAGTCCCTGGGTAAACGGGCCTCCTTCCCTGGTGCCTCGGCTTTTCAACGGGCCTAA
- a CDS encoding phosphoglucomutase/phosphomannomutase family protein, with the protein MSIKFGTSGWRGILADEVTFPRLRVLVQAIADYLREEKLHNRRVVIGYDTRFLSEDLARTAASVLAANGMESLLCVRDTPTPVVAFEVLHQKAAGGVTITASHNPPTYSGLKFNSTWGGPALPETTHRIEVACDPYLAGEAQPKTGREAVGLKKRLIVPHDPMPGYLKQLESLVDRNLLKKGKIRVVVDSLWGTGRGYLDEFLSRSGVHVTSIHNHRDVLFGGHSPSPDLENLKELSATLTQQKAHLGLATDGDADRFGIMDVDGSLLSPNEFLPLLLDHLIKTRKWKGVVARSVMTSHFLDAVAKKYGLTVQETAVGFKYIGDVMVHENSVYPSRGGNFVLGGEESGGLTIRGHVPEKDGILACLLAAEIVAATKRPLRKSIEMLQKEVGTFHTLRLNFHLPIEKMNELRDKLNHKPPTRLNEFPVRRIVETDGHKFILTDGSWIGVRLSGTEPVVRVYIETQDPLKMKALEKAGRVLIGLSPNFK; encoded by the coding sequence ATGAGTATAAAATTCGGCACGTCCGGTTGGCGGGGCATTTTAGCTGACGAGGTGACCTTTCCCCGGTTACGCGTTTTGGTTCAAGCCATCGCGGATTATCTTCGGGAAGAGAAATTGCACAATCGTCGTGTGGTGATCGGATACGACACGCGTTTCCTCTCGGAAGATTTGGCCCGGACCGCCGCAAGTGTTTTGGCCGCGAACGGTATGGAATCCCTTTTGTGTGTTCGGGACACACCAACCCCTGTCGTGGCGTTCGAAGTCTTGCATCAAAAGGCCGCGGGGGGGGTTACGATCACGGCTAGCCACAACCCACCCACGTATTCAGGCTTGAAGTTTAACTCCACGTGGGGGGGGCCGGCACTTCCGGAAACCACACATCGTATTGAAGTTGCTTGTGACCCCTATTTGGCGGGGGAAGCGCAACCTAAAACGGGGCGAGAAGCTGTGGGGTTAAAAAAACGATTGATTGTTCCCCATGACCCGATGCCCGGCTACTTGAAACAGCTGGAAAGTCTTGTGGATCGCAATCTTTTGAAGAAAGGAAAGATTCGCGTGGTGGTGGATTCCCTTTGGGGAACTGGCCGAGGCTATTTGGACGAATTTTTATCTCGCTCGGGGGTTCACGTGACATCGATCCATAACCACCGGGATGTCCTTTTTGGGGGCCATAGCCCATCTCCCGATCTGGAAAATCTGAAAGAATTAAGCGCCACCCTGACCCAACAGAAGGCTCACCTGGGGCTGGCCACGGATGGCGACGCGGATCGGTTCGGAATCATGGATGTTGATGGAAGTTTGTTAAGTCCTAACGAGTTTCTTCCCCTTCTCTTGGACCATTTAATCAAAACAAGGAAATGGAAGGGGGTGGTGGCTCGGAGCGTAATGACCTCCCATTTTTTAGACGCGGTGGCTAAAAAATATGGCTTAACCGTTCAGGAAACAGCTGTTGGGTTCAAATACATTGGGGATGTGATGGTTCATGAAAACTCCGTGTATCCCTCTCGTGGTGGAAACTTCGTTTTGGGTGGTGAAGAATCTGGGGGGCTAACCATTCGTGGACATGTACCGGAGAAAGACGGTATTTTAGCTTGTCTACTGGCGGCGGAAATTGTGGCCGCCACGAAACGTCCTTTGCGGAAATCCATTGAAATGCTTCAAAAAGAAGTGGGGACTTTTCACACCCTGCGACTGAATTTCCATCTGCCCATTGAAAAGATGAATGAGCTGAGGGACAAACTGAATCACAAGCCCCCCACTCGATTAAACGAGTTTCCCGTTCGCCGAATTGTGGAAACGGATGGCCATAAATTCATCCTAACCGATGGAAGTTGGATCGGGGTTCGCCTGTCGGGAACGGAGCCCGTGGTTCGGGTTTATATAGAAACCCAAGATCCGTTGAAAATGAAAGCACTCGAAAAAGCCGGCCGCGTGTTGATTGGCCTTTCGCCGAATTTTAAATAA
- a CDS encoding septum formation initiator family protein gives MLRGILRRRALWILLGAIAVSALISGGAIRLYWWRSQELKDLERRRVDSQVRVRSLEARRLRAEQDAEFIETVARRELGLIGKNEIEYRFVSPTSTAASKAGKR, from the coding sequence GTGCTCCGTGGGATCCTGCGCCGGCGCGCGCTATGGATCTTGTTGGGTGCCATCGCTGTTTCAGCGTTAATTTCGGGGGGAGCTATTCGGCTTTATTGGTGGCGTAGCCAGGAATTGAAAGATCTGGAGCGGCGACGTGTTGATTCTCAAGTGCGGGTTCGGTCTCTGGAAGCCCGTCGCCTGCGAGCGGAACAGGACGCTGAATTTATAGAAACGGTGGCCCGACGAGAGCTGGGGCTTATAGGTAAAAACGAAATCGAGTATCGTTTCGTCTCCCCAACGTCCACAGCTGCTTCAAAAGCGGGAAAACGTTAA
- the cls gene encoding cardiolipin synthase, producing the protein MIDFVLSGWGLLTLLDMTLALLFSFFVISRKRDAAVTLAWVLGFFLIPFLGVTLYSFFGFQRFRLRRRRVPKPSHRLFQREDPSHLKESLPHALQNVALLASKLTEYPVVGGNRVTLFDRATETDTALAQSIRQAKHHVHMCYYNVEPDQTGLFFRDLLIEQARRGIVCRLLIDAVGSFRIGRSFLKPLQEAGVHTAVFSPFRTFRRPWSFNFRNHRKLTVIDGSSGFMGSQNIGHHFWRVGSRRLHWRETDVRLEGPAAEGLQAVFVEDWNFVTGEHLSGENYFPLPSQKGSTLVQVLPTGPDRQENALGMIFLEAIHAARERVTITTPYFIPTPPVALALKIAARKGVRVELLLPKKTDHPVVDLASRSWFKEFLQSGVHLYQLREGFLHSKVVTVDGQLALVGSANMDTRSFLINFELSLLLYDREVAGHLLHVFDRMTDHATVVKHDELSDLSFTRQFTEGFCRALSPLL; encoded by the coding sequence ATGATCGACTTTGTCCTCTCCGGTTGGGGTCTCCTCACGCTCCTGGACATGACCCTTGCGCTCCTTTTTTCTTTCTTCGTTATTTCAAGAAAACGCGATGCCGCCGTTACCCTCGCCTGGGTTCTGGGCTTCTTCCTGATTCCCTTCCTCGGGGTCACTCTCTACTCGTTTTTTGGTTTTCAACGCTTCCGCCTTCGACGGCGACGCGTGCCCAAGCCCTCCCACCGCCTTTTTCAACGGGAGGACCCCTCCCATCTAAAGGAAAGTCTTCCCCACGCCCTTCAAAACGTGGCGCTCCTGGCCTCCAAACTCACGGAATACCCTGTCGTCGGAGGCAACCGGGTGACGCTCTTTGATCGCGCCACCGAAACCGATACAGCCCTCGCCCAATCGATTCGGCAGGCCAAACATCACGTTCACATGTGTTATTACAATGTGGAACCCGACCAAACCGGACTCTTTTTCCGGGACCTTTTGATCGAACAGGCCCGACGAGGAATAGTATGCCGCCTGCTGATCGATGCGGTAGGATCCTTTCGCATCGGACGGTCTTTCCTGAAACCTCTTCAAGAAGCCGGAGTTCACACCGCCGTCTTTTCCCCGTTCCGAACCTTTCGTCGCCCCTGGTCCTTTAATTTCAGGAACCACCGGAAGCTCACCGTCATCGATGGAAGTTCAGGGTTTATGGGCAGCCAAAACATTGGACATCATTTCTGGCGAGTGGGTTCCCGGCGCTTGCATTGGCGTGAAACGGACGTTCGTCTGGAGGGCCCCGCCGCGGAAGGACTCCAAGCTGTTTTTGTGGAGGATTGGAATTTTGTTACCGGTGAACATCTGTCCGGAGAAAACTATTTTCCCCTTCCGAGCCAAAAAGGGTCAACCCTGGTCCAAGTTCTTCCCACCGGGCCTGACCGCCAGGAAAACGCCCTGGGCATGATCTTTCTGGAAGCCATTCACGCCGCCCGCGAACGGGTGACCATCACCACCCCTTACTTTATTCCGACGCCTCCGGTCGCCCTGGCGCTAAAAATCGCTGCGCGCAAAGGGGTTCGGGTGGAGTTGCTTCTCCCGAAGAAAACGGACCACCCCGTCGTGGATTTGGCCAGCCGAAGCTGGTTTAAAGAGTTTCTCCAAAGCGGGGTTCACCTTTATCAACTTCGGGAAGGTTTCTTGCATTCCAAAGTGGTAACGGTGGATGGACAATTGGCCCTGGTGGGATCAGCCAACATGGACACAAGAAGTTTTTTAATTAACTTTGAACTGAGTCTCTTGCTCTATGATCGGGAAGTCGCCGGACATCTCCTTCACGTGTTCGACCGCATGACCGACCACGCCACGGTCGTAAAACACGACGAACTTTCCGACCTATCGTTCACCCGCCAATTCACAGAGGGATTTTGTCGGGCCCTCTCCCCACTTTTGTAA